From Lagenorhynchus albirostris chromosome 10, mLagAlb1.1, whole genome shotgun sequence, the proteins below share one genomic window:
- the LZTFL1 gene encoding leucine zipper transcription factor-like protein 1, whose amino-acid sequence MAELGLNEHHQNEVINYMRFARSKRGLRLKTVDSCFQDLKESRLVEETFTIDEVSEVLNGLQAVVHSEVESELINTAYTNVLLLRQLFSQAEKWYLKLQTDISELENRELLEQVAEFEKAEFTSSNKKPIIDNIKPKLAPLNEGGTAELLNKEILRLQEENEKLKSRLKTLETQATNALDEKSKLERALQDLQLDQGTQKDFIKTQDLSDLENTVAALKSEFQKTLNDQTENQKSLEENLATAKHDLLRVQEQLSMAEKELEKKFQQTAAYRNMKEILTKKNDQIKDLRKRLAKYEPED is encoded by the exons ATG gCAGAGTTGGGTCTAAATGAGCACCATCAAAATGAAGTTATTAATTACATGCGTTTTGCTCGTTCAAAAAGAGGCTTGAGACTCAAAACTGTAGATTCCTGCTTCCAAGACCTCAAGGAGAGCAG GCTGGTGGAGGAGACCTTCACCATAGATGAAGTCTCTGAAGTCCTGAATGGGTTACAGGCCGTGGTCCACAGCGAGGTGGAGTCTGAGCTCATCAACACGGCCTACACCAATGTGCTACTTCTGCGGCAGCTTTTCTCACAAGCTGAGAAGTGGTACCTCAAGCTACAGACAGACATCTCTGAACTTGAAAACAG AGAATTATTGGAACAAGTTGCAGAATTTGAAAAAGCAGAATTTACATCTTCaaataaaaag ccCATCATAGATAACATAAAGCCAAAACTTGCTCCACTTAACGAAGGTGGAACAGCAGAACTCCTAAACAAG GAAATTTTAAGACTTcaagaagagaatgagaaattaaAGTCAAGGCTGAAGACCCTTGAAACACAG GCAACAAATGCATTGGATGAGAAGTCAAAACTAGAAAGAGCACTGCAAGATTTACAGCTTGATCAAGGAACTCAGAAG GATTTTATAAAGACCCAAGACTTGAGTGACTTGGAAAACACAGTTGCTGCTTTAAAGAGTGAGTTTCAGAAGACACTTAATGACCAGACAGAAAACCAGAAGTCCCTGGAGGAGAATCTAGCGACAGCCAAGCATGACCTACTCAGGGTGCAGGAGCAGCTGAGCATGGCTGAAAAG GAATTAGAgaaaaaattccaacaaacaGCAGCTTATCGAAACATGAAAGAGATTCTCACCAAGAAGAATGACCAAATCAAAGACCTGAGGAAAAGACTGGCGAA ATATGAACCTGAAGATTAA